The following is a genomic window from Nicotiana tabacum cultivar K326 chromosome 3, ASM71507v2, whole genome shotgun sequence.
TTTTATTTTTGAGACTATTATTTTTTCATTGTCATTCCAATCAATTGAATCGGTCTTGCATTTGGTTTGGGTTAGCAGCTTgacccctttttttttctttctttttacatcAAAGCTCGCCCCAAACTTagttaattttcataaaaatcagatttttttggtaattaaaatattttaatgacTTAATAactttaataattaatttaaacactAGGCATATAGTAAGCATGCTTCAGCCTTTTTTTTACGGATTCGCTTGTGTAGCATGATAGtagcttttaataaaataaaaaaaaaattctcaaatgttttaattttttcaaaaaaattaataatgtaataataattcttgtcatgactgcggattcgcttgcgtagcacTGTTATAACAAAATTAACAAATTTCGTCTCGATCACGCATTCGCTCGCATAGTGTGATTATGACATTTtattatattctttaatttttctaataatcaTGAAATAAAAGCGGATAGGTAAGACATGAAAATCATTCAAATCACAGTTTATTCGTAATTAATTaaagccaagtttaagtcaataaagtgaccgtgctagaacaacgggactcggggaatgccttacaccttctccccggtcaacagaatttcttatccagACTTTGTTTTtgcaaacaaataataaaagagtcaaaccttcctttgactagggattcaaataaaatgtgacttggaacaccaaaaaatcaattccaagtgatGACTCTGAATAACAAAAATAATCCTTATTTcaaaatttgtcactttaattggaaaaactctttaacccacaaaaCCCACAACACATATCTTTTGGaagggtagaaaaggggtgtgacaacacttttgagaaaaatacacttagaagcagttttttaaagcttggccaaacactaattgctgctcagaagtgtttttcaaactaattagccaaacacaaactgcttcttgccaaaaagtacttttgagaaaagcacttttgacaaaaagcacttctcaaaataagctgatttttgcagcttggccaaacgggctattaatCTAGCTACTTTCCCATTTCTGTGGTAGGTATGTTATAACTTCACAGAGTGAGTAGGGGTcttatctttttaatttttttatactttgtttgaaatctatttttttagcttttcttagacACAAAGTTATAAATAATTTTCTTACAGTGAATAACTTCTAATAAGTATTTTTCAATTGACAATATAACTAATCAATTTAACCTTTCTTGTGACATTGTTGTTCTAAGGTAAGATGTTATCAATTTTACTTTTGAAAACTTCTTTCCGCTGAAGCAACGGtatgagttattaacattattccataagcaatttaggcatttggaaaataattaaatctttttatttgattaagtgtataaattaaactgttatcttctaattgtactatttttcttaaaacttttaattcagaaaataaatctaaaccatcaatatcgaattgattattatgctttaaggacCATCCAAaattaaggcaatatttttttcaaattttcaacatCTAGTGATCTAGTTTTTtccaaatagaaaattaaaaatattttcatacgcttcgaattgttcaaatctattttgaagtaaaaaaaattagcattgtctattatgtataaaagtaatcaactctaaaggactcttcgaaagattttgagatttcattatcaatattgcatcaaattgttacttcctatatatcacacaTTTCTTGCGAATTAATTTCgggttcgatattcatttcaTGTGCAATTTGCGTGGTAGAAATCATAGCAGTTGCAAATTATTCTTCTCTATATTGgttaaagaaagaaattaaatttttttcaCTTTACAGAACtcttttttaaacttatacataATCTATAGGTGTAACAAAAAATGGTGCTCTCACAAATATAAGGCCTAAAACGATTGTTTTACTTGCTTTATGAAAGTGTCGTCCCTGCTTTTAAGCTTAATTTAGACCAAAGCGTGCtactattttgtttttatttcacTTACTTATGGCGATAGATCGCTGTCCACTTATGATTTACAGCAAATCATTTGCAGATAGATTCCTCTTCATCAGCAATCTATCAAAATTGACTATTTCCACTCAAAAGTGGGTTTACTGGAGCACAATGAGGTATTTCATGTGTGTTCAACCCTTTACGAAAAAAGTAGTTTAAGCTTGAAATAATACTATATGGTCCTCATATATTAATAAAAAGGAAAAGTAATATAAGAAGAACAACAAGTTTTTAGTTAACTGTGTCCCCTTTTCAGTAGATATACTAGTTTTAATTAGCTAATTAAGGGATTAGCTTGTACTCCATCAGTTTTAAGTTATgtaaacctattttctttttagttcgtCTAAAGAGGAATGATATTTATTTAACttgaacttttcattttattcttaaTAGAAGATTTAATAGCCATACAAATATTATGATGTGTTTAATTAAGACTGTAAGTTTCAAAAAATCTTCATTTATTTCTCAAACTTTGTACTCAGTCATCAAACatattcatataaattgaaacgggaAAATATATCTTTTCCGTTTTTCTTGTGACTGTGCCTGAATAATGTATATCGCATGTCAGTTTACATGTTAGCACTAAACAACCTAATCAAATTTCAGTTCTCAACTTGACAATTCCTTTCAATTAGTTATTCGAGAttaaattatagaaaataaaacGCATACAAAGATTTTATAGACACGAACAAAGATTAAAAATTGAAAGTGCAATATGCAAACTCTATGTCAAATGGACCTTAAAAACCTGGCAAATCATGAAGCATTAAACACACTAGCAGACCAAATTAAGTTCAGGGGCCGGTCCATTAAGAGTAGCAAAAATCTTATTAATTAGTAGTATTAGTCTATCCATCATCCCTGCACCCATATACTAGGCGGAagtattatctttatttttaactGCTTTTATAGTTCTTCATGTGGAAACTACCTCCTGCATCCCTGTTTTAATTATGACACTTGATTTAATATTCAATATGATAAGAGAATAGCACAACTGTATGGGTCGAAATCTGACCAGACGAGAATTCGCATGAAGAGGAACGCCAAAAACTCACTTGGGTCGAAGTCGTAATCATACAACGCTATAACGACATGCACCTTGGCCACGGCCGAGGTCATGTATTCAGAATGGTTAAACGGCGAATAGGATGTTACGGCATTTCAGAGAGTCAACCAGTAATACAGTCAAATGGCTGAGGTACTATGGCTAATGACCGTTGGGTAAATGAGGATACCTAGTATATAAACTAAGTGAGAAGGAGAAGAAAGGGGGCTAAAACAAACTCACATAGAGACATATTTTTAGAGAAGAAGGATCTTCATCTCTTTCTCCTCACTAAAGAGAAAGAAGCACAGAAACTCAGATCCTCAATATATATACAATGTTAGTCTCATCATATCAAATGTATAGGGGTCAACCTTGTTAAAGATCGGTGCCCATTTTTATCTATGTATTCTTCATTATtgtttaatattataaaaattaccATCCTCTTCTTATTTTACGGGATTCAGTTATGGCTATGGTTAAATTTTATGTCCAGTTACGCTTTCTTGTTCTTATCATTTGTCTCAGATCTAGGATGAATTATCTTTGGCTAGGATTTACCTCAAACTTTCCTATTTAATTAGTTTATAAAAGACTTAACATTTTTTAGTTGAAAAATAACAACTAACTATTACTATTAAGTAAGTTAGGGGCGGTCGTTTGCAGTTGTATCATTTACGACAACGCTTCTCTAGAAGTAGTTGTGAAGAAACAATAGGAGCGATTATAATGAGTTGGACAGAATTCATCCACCCTTAATAAGAAGTCTCAGATTTAAGatgtgaaaataaaaaatattctgATACGGAACAACCGCCGTGTATGATATTCAATAAATGATAATATAATGACACTCATGtaattaagaggaataatttaATCAGCAAGAGGTGGAACAAAAGAACCTTCCACCTGATAATGATTGAACGATAGATCCTCAAACGATTGAGGATTCCTTGGATCTGACGAGAATCTTAGTAAAAAGTAAAGTCTTGTATTGAGTGAAGAATGAATCTTTTTCAAAAGTGTTGTTCTTACAATTGAGTCTCACGTGCCcttattctctcttttttttctctttatataTGAAGCATGTTCTTAttaaaccctaatagtacatgtACAGAGAATATccatagaatattctctttaactACTTCTTTGATgatgctcgacctcgaccatGATTGGCACCTCGACCACGACTCATGTCGACTCTTCGGCTGTGAGCTTTACTGCTTCCTGATCCATCTTGACTAACGGCGGCTCGAGAACCCTTTCcttattattatgttatttcaaattttCTAGAGCGGATTTTGGCCCATACAAGCTTGAGAATCAATTCTTGAGCTTCTCTAATCCTCTTCATCCACGTGTGGAGTTGAGAATTATACGGTCCATTAATTAACCAAAATGATGaaacaaataatattattgtttTTGCTTCCCGTATAATTTTGAAGATCCGATCGAATCACTAACAAAAACTCAAGATTAGAGTTAATAAAGCTTAATTATTTATTCTCGAAAGGTAATCGAATCATATTAAATAATTTTCAACCCTTATAAATATATTATTCATTATCTTCACAAACGGATCACTAAGTGTGAATACATTTTATTACATTTTAAGAATCAATCAACAATTACAATTCACAATTAACAATGAAATAAAACAACctattaaataataatataataattcatattCCCCCCTATAATATCTACTTCCTCCAAGGGTAAACTGGGATGCTTTGTTCATTCCTGAAAAAGTTATCAGGGTCAACCTTTGTCTTGATCTTCACCAACCTGTTGAAATTTCCCAAAAAATACTTGATCCCATACACTCGCCCTTCCAAATAACTAAACTTCCCATTGTGCGTAACAcccaaatcaatatccctataaTTAAAAAATGCTGCTCTTGGGTATTTTGACACAAAAGGAGTCATATAGTTGTAAAGTACTCTTGTCAAGTTGAGATAATGGTTTGCAGCCTCAACTCCACCTTCATTCCAATTTGTTGAATATTGAATCTTGGCTATATTCCCAGCTCTATGTGGAAATGGCTTAGCAGAAGGTGAGATTTCACTCATTTTCCCACCATATGGATTAAATGTCAAAATTGTTGGCGTTTGTAGTTCTATCATTTTCTTGAATATGTATTCCAACCCTTCCTTTGACATTGGTTTTTTCAAGTAATCAGATTTCCTTTTCAAGTATGTAACCgatggaggttgcctacgtagCAAAGCATCAATTGGGGCAATAGGAAAACTTGTATAGTAAAGAACAGATTCTACCCAAGACATCTCAGTAATGTCCTTTTGTTGTAACCCTAATTCTGGAAAATTTTCGTTCATAAATGAGACAAGTTGCTTCGAGTCACCAAGAAATAATGTAAAAAATGAAACCCTTATAGTTTTTTCCGTAGGACGAGTAGTGCTATTTACTACATCAATGATCAGTCTCATGAACATGTCATCATCCCACTTATCTGCACGACGTTGCCATAGGTAAGCAAGTTCGAGAGCATTTTGGTCATAAAGTCTTGGGACTCGAAAAACAGTCACCTTTGGTGGGACTCGAACCAACTTTATTTTATACGACAAGAGAACTCCAAAACTAGCTCCGCCACCACCCGAAATTGCCCAAAATAAGTCCTCTCCCATCAATTTTCGGTCGAGGATTCGGCCTTGAACATCGATTAATTTAGCATCAACGATGTTATCAACAGTAAGGCCGTATTTCCTCATCATGTTACCATAGCCACCCCCACTGATGTGACCACCGACGCCTACGGTGGGACAAACTCCAGCAGGGAAGCCATGAACGTTGCTTTTTTCAGCAATTCTATAGTATACTTCGCCAAGAGTTGCACCCACTTCAACCCATGCAGATTCATCGTCAATGTTAACGTTTATAGACCGGAAATTGAACATGTCAAGAATGAAAAAGGGAACATCGGAGATATAAGATAGACCCTCATAATCATGTCCACCACTCCGGATTTTCATCTGCAAACCTTGTGCTTTAGCACATATAATCGCAGCTTGAATGTGGGATTCATGCAAAGCAGTGAGGATAAATAGAGGTTTGTTTGTTGTTGACTCGTTAAACCTTAGGTTTCTTATGTAAGCTTGTAAAACAGATGGAAATGAAGAGTTGTTTGGAGAATATACTAGTGAGGAAATTGGATGAGAAGGGTTTGAATTGGTTTTGAGACATTCAAGAAATGTTTGATTTTCATGGGAAGGGCTTATTGAAGTAGCAAGAACAAGAAAAATAACAAGGGACGAGCAGAATAGTGGAATTTTCATCTTTggaatttcctttttttttttttggtggatTGTTGGATGAATTTGATGGGATAAAAATGATTTGCTTTGTGGTATTTTATAGGGAAACATTAGGCTAATAAGTCAATGAAACAGGTATAAAAAAGCTAGACAGATATAATATATATGTTAGATCAAATTTGTTTCTATTTTGACcaaagaaaattcaaagtaagaTGGAAGAATCGTCTTGTTTTTGTCTTTGACATTCTTGTAGATACATTGTTTActttatcatcatcatcatcttttTAAAATTCGCTTGTGTTATTAATTATATTGCTGACCTTGGACACGTTTCTATACTAATACTATATAAGATAGATCTATTATAAGAAAAAGTCAAAATGATGCAATGTGAATCAGGTGACAGCACGATCACGTCATGACGAAGCTTAATAGTCAATTCTCTAGTTTATTGTAATTCTCAACGTAAAATTTGGTTATTTATCTAAGAAAAATTAGTATAGATTTCTACTGTACTTATACACAAATGCCAACTTGCTGATATTATAACGTATCGTGCACAAACGCTTCCACATTTGATCCGTGTCCCACTTTCTTGTCAACTTATCTTAAGAttatcttattggtgaaaattcaattatttaaatgtgcAAGAATGGTCTTATTATTCGATTCAAAAATTTCATGACTCAACTTTATGAACTCTGATACTTTTTAGCGTAATCTTTCTGAAGGCTTATTCTAACAATCATACTTATAATTTTTAGCAAAGAATTACGACATCCCGTAGTCACGTTTGCTCAGAAACCGAAATATGGTTTCCCTAGTGAAAGCAATGTTCGCTTTTAGATTTATGAAAATGAATAACACCAAAGTTTGCCTaagatttaaaaaagaaaaattgtaacGTGTTGAAGGAAGAAAATATATATCATCATGTACTACGTTTATTCATTTTATGAAAAATTTAGGGTGTAAAGATGAATGATTTATTACTTTTGCTTGGATGGTTGTCtcgtatcgtttcataatgtaccGTATTGcattgtattatattgtagtgtatcgtttgatgaatatAATGTTTAAATAAATTGTATCGTTTGctgttgtttcatgatattacgTACCAGTaatatatgaagaataaacttacaGTATTACAAAGTAAAATTATGTTATAgaatagaattattatataaaaaggtaggataaaggattatttaataataataaaaagtaagataagagaaaaagataaggtaacgacgcgaccacactaAATAGATTGgtccataaagtgacacttttcatcgttacgtaacgacgtaTTTAATGATACAATACAATAAGATTTaaataataatcaaaacaaatattatatttaaattaacaatacaatgcaatacaataggtaacaaccatccaaacaagctgtaaaggACACGATGATTAACCGAAACAAAATAGCACCCGAACATATCCTTTATACGTCAAAGGAGAAAAAAAACTTGTGTCCAATGAAAAGTTGGATCGATGTTAGAAGTAGTCTACTTAATTATGGTCGAAGTTTTACCCCTATTGACGGTACGA
Proteins encoded in this region:
- the LOC107795578 gene encoding berberine bridge enzyme-like 8 codes for the protein MKIPLFCSSLVIFLVLATSISPSHENQTFLECLKTNSNPSHPISSLVYSPNNSSFPSVLQAYIRNLRFNESTTNKPLFILTALHESHIQAAIICAKAQGLQMKIRSGGHDYEGLSYISDVPFFILDMFNFRSINVNIDDESAWVEVGATLGEVYYRIAEKSNVHGFPAGVCPTVGVGGHISGGGYGNMMRKYGLTVDNIVDAKLIDVQGRILDRKLMGEDLFWAISGGGGASFGVLLSYKIKLVRVPPKVTVFRVPRLYDQNALELAYLWQRRADKWDDDMFMRLIIDVVNSTTRPTEKTIRVSFFTLFLGDSKQLVSFMNENFPELGLQQKDITEMSWVESVLYYTSFPIAPIDALLRRQPPSVTYLKRKSDYLKKPMSKEGLEYIFKKMIELQTPTILTFNPYGGKMSEISPSAKPFPHRAGNIAKIQYSTNWNEGGVEAANHYLNLTRVLYNYMTPFVSKYPRAAFFNYRDIDLGVTHNGKFSYLEGRVYGIKYFLGNFNRLVKIKTKVDPDNFFRNEQSIPVYPWRK